The following DNA comes from Paraburkholderia phytofirmans PsJN.
GGCTCTTTTCCGGCGATTCGACGACGTCGTCAAATACGAGGCCCCCGACGAGCGCCAGATTGAAATGCTGCTGAGAAACAGCCTTGGTGTCTTCGGAACGCCGGACATCGACTACCCTCATCTCGCGCATGTCGGCAAGGGTGAATCGCACGCGGACATCGTCAAGGCGTGCCTCGACGCACTAAAAGACGCGATTATGGAAGGCGAGAAAGCGGTAAGTGAAGCGAGCGTCATCCGCCATCTGGAGGAGCGCGCTCAAGGCCGGAACATACATCCGTAAAAACAACATCCCGGATGAATTAATCGGGAAATCTTGCGTTAGACTCTCAGGCGAATAAAACAAATGAAGAACCTGAGAGAATGGCGGACGAACTTAAAAGTCACCTGTCCATTGATGGATTCGTGACATCGCTTGAATTTCGCTCGCCCTTGTCCGTGCAGCGCGAAAGCGCGCCGCAGCGAGACCGGGGAGCGCACGGCCAACGTCTGTTGGCTCAGCTTGAAGAGATTGCCGGCACCATCGTCGAGCTCGAGGAGACTCGCGAAGCTTTGGGATTGCCCGAGCGACGCGGGATGTCTATCGCTGTAGAGTTCAGCCCGCGCGGCTCTTTCGACTATGGAAAGGTCGAATGGAAGTCTGCTGGCATTGAACTGCTGGCCGTCCTCGCTCACACAAACTCAGACGTCGCCGTTTTGCACGTTCCCGATGGCAAGCTCTCCGCCTTCGTAAAACGTGTCACCGAATATCTCGAGAAAGATAATCTCAACGGCACAGCTCCGCAGAATGCAGCGCTCGTAAATGCGATTGACAACATCCGCCGCGCCGCCTTTACGGAGTTATGGACGGACGCGGTAGACCCGCCTGCGGACGAAGAAGCGCACTGGTTCCAGATTTGGCTGCGACACACGGGCGGCGCTCTCGCCGAAGTCGTAGCGGAGTTTCGCGATGAGGCCGCGAAGGTCGGCATCGATGTCGAGCCGGGTTTCGTTCGGTTTCCCGGTCGCGTGGTTGTTGCAGCGCATGCGACCCGCGCCGCAATTGAACAGGGCGTGGCCCTGCTCGACCTTATCGCCGAAATCCGATTCGTTCAGGAGAGCGCTGAGTTCTTTCTCAGCGGGTTGACACCCGCGGAACAGGCGGACTGGGTCAACGACCTTCTGGAACGAACCGCCTTCGCCGCCGACGACGGCGCACCTCATATTTGCATCCTCGATACGGGCGTGAACCACGGGCACCCGCTCCTGGCGCCAGCGCTCGGCGAAGCGGACCTTCACACCTACCACCCCGACTGGCAGAAGCAAGACCATGCAGGCCATGGCAGCGAGATGGCGGGCATCGCCGTTTATGGCAACCTGGCCATGGCCCTGAACACGGGAGATGAACTTGAAATCCCGCATCGCCTTGAATCAGTAAAGATTCTGCCGCCCGATGGGGAAACAGCGCCTCATCTCTGGGGCGCCGTCACCGCGGATTCCGTGGCGCGAGTCGAGGTTGATGCACCCGACAGGTCGCGGGTCTTCGCGATGATGACGACGTCGGTCGGCCACCTCCTCGGCGCGCCTTCTGAATGGTCAGCGACGGTCGACCAACTGGCGTTCGGCCGCTCCCCGATTGATATCAGCGGGTCAGCCGAAGAGGAAGAAGAGGACGCGCCTCACATACCGCGACTCTTTGTTCTATCTGCCGGCAATGTCCAGTGGACCGAATGGGGCACGTATCCGGACAGCAATGCATTGAGCCCTGTCCAGAATCCGGGGCAAGCCTGGAACGCGCTCACGGTAGGTGCTGCGACGTCTCTCACGGACATTAATGCCAGAAAGCATGCATCGCTCAAGGCCATTGCCGAGGCGGGTCTGCTCTCTCCGGCCTCCACCACGTCGGTGTTGTGGAGCAACACGCCTTGGCCGTTCAAGCCGGACGTCGTGGCTGAAGGCGGAAATGGGTCGCTTGACGGCGGCAACCAAGTGACAGTAGGCCCCGAGTCACTTCGACTGCTGACGACTTCCCATACCCCTGCGAAAAATCTGTTCGCAGACACGGGCGACACCAGTGCTGCGGCCGCGGAGGTTGCGCGGATTTGCGCACACCTTCGTGCACGGTATCCGGACTACTGGCCCGAAACGATTCGCGCTCTCGTCGCACATGGTGCCGAACATACGGAAGGCATGTATGCAACGCTTCCTCAAGAGCCCAAAAAGCTCGACAAGGAGAGGCTCCTCCGCACCTTCGGATACGGACTGGTGAGCCCAGTACAGTCCGAGTATTCGACTGCGCACAGACCGACACTCGTGGCTCAGCGGCAGTTCAATCCGTACTATCGCAAGCCGGGCGGTTCGATTGTGCTGGGCAAGATGCAATTGCACGACCTGCCTTGGCCAGCCGATGAGCTATTGCAGCTGGGCGAGGCTCAGGTTGAACTGCGCATCACACTCTCTTACTTTGTCGAGCCGAACCCGAGTTCGCGCGGCTGGCTCAGCAAGTTCCGCTACCAGTCCTATGCACTGCGCTTTGCCGTCAAAGGCGCGACCGAAGACGCGAACCAGTTCAGAGCCCGCATCAACAAGCTCGAGCGGCTGGAGATAGACGACAGCGGATTTGGTGACCCCGACCTTGCCCAGTGGAAATATGGCGCACAGTTGCGGGCACGCGGGTCCATGCACTCGGACGTCTGGGTCGGGACCGCGGCGAAGCTCGCCACGAAATCGCAAATTGCAGTGTTCCCCGTCGGCGGCTGGTGGAAAGACTGGAAGGAAGCGCGTCAATGGGATAGCGAAGCTCGCTATGCGCTTGTGGTCTCGCTGAAGGTCGCCGACGGAATCGATACGGACATCTACACCCCTATCGCGACCATCATTGCGCCGGAGACCGTCATCGATATCGATATCCAAGCCGCCTAAGACCTATTCAAACCAAGCCCGATAGCAGTGAGCTGAAGAAATGCTCCCGCTTAGATTTACGATAACAACTACAACATGCTTTTAACCTATACATCCCAAACCGGGCGATACGAATTTGTGAAAGATGGACATTATTCGGACTCCACAGCGAACACCTATACAAACAACACCGCCAAAAACGAGACCGCTACCCAGTTCCGCAGAACAGAAGTGTCGCTACAGATTCCCAACCGGATAGCGCCGCCGCGGTGACAATCGCCGCGGGCGTAGAAGTAGTTCAGGCACTGGTTGCGTGCTAATTGTAATATGTACACTTCTAGTTGCAGTTGCAGTTGCAGTTGCAGTTGCAGTTGCAGTTGCAGTTGCAGTTGCAGTTGCAGTTGCAGTTGCAGTTGCAGTTGCAGTTGCAGTTGCGACTAATCTTAAACTAACCTTGAAAGAGTATTGGCATGCGTTGGATTACAGCATTGAACTTGCACCAATGGGCCGATACCATCCAGGCGAGAACGGCCTTTCCTGAACTTGTCGCCGATTTAATTAGAGCGACTGTGACCAGCATCGCTGACTTCCGGTTTCCCAATGGCGACAAAGGACAGGTCAGAGGGTTCGACGGGGAATTGGATGCACTTGGCGTTGGGCCTTATGTCCCGGATGAAAAATCGATTTGGGAATTTGGGGTCACCGATGCGTCGAGTTCCAAGGCGACCAGCGACTATGAGAAACGTACTCTGCAAGTCGATGAAGCGACGCGCAAGCTAACTACATTTGTCTTCTCCTCACCGCGCGTCTGGGACAACCCCAAAGAGAAGCTAAGTGATTGGATTTCTGCGAAGCGTGACCTGGGGCAATGGAAGGATGTAAGGTACATCGATGGAGCGATGTTTGAAGACTGGCTATTCGCGTGCCCCGCAGTTGCGGCGCGTTGGGCCAGAAATGTGCTTAAGGTAATGCCGTCAACAGGAGCGCGCAGCACCGAGGAGTTTTGGCATGAGTTCGCAACTCGGTTTGCTCCGACGCTCGCCGAGGATGTTTTGCTCGCAGGTCGAGAAGAACAAGCCAAGGAGCTCCTTCGAGGTCTCAGTGGAGGCGCAGAAAGACCCGCCTACAGTGCTGACAGTCCCGATGAAGTCTTGGCATTCGCGATAGCGGCAATCCGGAAAGCCGAACCAGCGACGCGCTTTTTCTTTGAGGCCAGAACCTTAGTAGTCGACACGGAGGATGCAGCACGGTCGCTCGATGGTCGAACCGACCTTATCTTTCTCCCGCGAGGGCAAGCTCGGGGACTGGCGGGTTTCCTTGCTCGCAGCGCTCCTACCATTATCAGCGCGGGTGCGGACGAAAAGCGGACTAATCACGTACTCTTGAATCGCCCTTCGAGTTCAGCACTCGGGAGGGCGTTTGTAGCCATGGGCCTAACCGAAGAGGAAGGCTACGCGATTGCAAGACGCTGTGGTCGAAGTCTCGCCATCCTTGCGCGTCAGAGACCGAGCGGCACCGCCGTAACACCTGAGTGGATGGATAGCGCCGATGCGTTGCTGCCGGCACTGTTTGCTGGAGCTTGGGAAGCCGCTCGAAGCGCCGACCAATCTGTCTTGCGCACGCTTGCGTTTGACCGGGAGTATGAGGCGGTAGAGGCCCCCCTACGCAAGCTTGCCAAGCTCCAAGACCCGCCCGTAGACCGGCTTGGCGATGTCTGGACGATGCGTTCCTCGGTCGACGCATTCGTAAATCTTGGCCATCTGATTGGACCCGAGCACCTAAAGCAGTTTGCTGCGGTCGCGAAAACCGTATTTTCTTTCATACCGCCGACGCCGAGCGCGGATGACTTATTCGAAGCTCCATCCGAACGACAATTGAGCCATAGTTCGTGGCTCCGCGAAGGCATAATGACGATGCTTTTGCACATGGCTGTTCTGCATGAACAAGCTGATTTTTCCATTCCGGGGTCGAATCCCCAGCGGTTTGTGGACGATATAGTTAAGGGGCTACCCGGGCTTTCAAGCGACCACCGACTCATTGCCAGCCTCGAGCAGAATCTCGCGCTACTCGCGGAGGCCGCTCCAATCCCTTTTCTTGACGCCCTCGAGTGCCTGCTCGAGGGCGACGCATCGGCGATTCGACCGTTATTCGACGAGCAGAAGGGCTTCATTACCCCACGTACGTATCACACCGGCCTCCTATGGGCGCTGGAAACGCTGGCTTGGGACCCGTGTCTATTGTCACGTGTCGCGCTGTGCTTAGCGCGCCTAGCTGAAATTGACCCGGGCGGAAGCATATCGAATCGACCCATAAACAGCTTGCGCGAGATATTCCTGACGTGGAAACCTCATACGGATGCGCCTCACAAGACGCGGGTCGCAGTTCTCACTCAGATTATCCAGAAAGTTCCGGCCATCGCTTGGCCGCTGCTTACCAAACTTCTGCCTCAATTTCACGACACATCGAATCCGACAGCTCGACCGAAGCTCCGAGAGTTTGACGCGGAGCGCGAGGAAAAGCTCACATACCGGTTGGTTTGGGAGACTCAGAGTGCCGTAGTAATGCTTGCTCTTGCGCATGTTGGGCATGATGTCGACCGTTGGAGCACGCTAATAAGAGCTTTTGGTAACTTTCGGCCCGAAGTTTTCGAGGAAACCTGTATTCGGTTGAGCCGGGTGTTTGCTGATACATCTGGCAGCCTGCGCGATGACATCTGGGACACGTTGCGAAAAGAAGCTAACCGCCATCACGCATTTCCCGATGCTGAATGGGCGTTGGGTGCAGCTCAGCTATCTCGAATTGACGCACTCGTGGAAGAGTACCGGCCAAACGACCCGTCGCTTGAAAATACTTGGCTGTTCGACGAATGGCTACCTACAGTTGCGAAATCGTTTGCGACAGAGTCGGACCCTTGGGCCGAAATTGAGTCGGCACGCCTCAATGCTCTGAGGGAGATTGTGGCGCAAGGCGGCGTCAGCGCGATAGTTACACTTCTTAATCGAGTCAAGCTTCCCCATCAGGTTGTCGGCGCAATACAAGCGTTGCGTCTGTCACAGGACTTATCTATTGAATTGGTGCGCATGACGCTGGCGTCCAGCGAACAGCTTGACTTCGTTGTAGCCGCTCTGGTCGCGGACGGACTTTCCCGATACGGGGACGAGTTCATAGAGACACTACGGTGCGTCGTTGACGATTTAAAGCTCGACCCGACGCGCGTCGCAAACATGCTCATGGGATTGCCAGAAAACGGCGATACGTGGGCTCTGGTGGAAACTTTCGGGGAGGATGCGAATACCTCCTACTGGACCCGCAAGCAGCCAGTCGAGGTGAGGGGCGACAAAGAGGTCTTGCTTCGAGCATTCGATAACTATGAGGCGAAAGGGCGACCGATATCGGCTATGCACGTTGCGTCCCGGCGCTTGCCTGATGTGCCGACGGGGTGGCTAATCCGTTTACTCGATTCCGGTACGCGGGAAATCAACGCGTCTGGTAAGAGTGTGGACACGATGACTCAGTACGTCGTGGAGCAGGTGTTCAAAGAGCTTGAGTCAAGGGACGACGTTGAGCCAATAGATGTAGGCAGGCGCGAGTTTGCGTATCTCCCATGCCTTGACCAGAGAAAAAGGCCACTGGTATTGCATCGGCTGCTGGCAGAACAGCCCACGCTCTTTATGGAGGCTATCTGCGTTGTGTATAAGCCATCCGACGAAGATGCCGCGCAGCTCACGGAAAGCGAGCAGCGAGTCGCTATTGCCTCATACGAGTTACTCAGTGGCATAGGAGTAGTCCCTGGGCAGAACGGTGACGACATCGATGAAGCCGCGCTTTTAAAATGGTGCGAGGAAGTCCGTCGCCTAGCGGCGGAGGCGAAACGAAGTGATGTTACCGACTCCCGTATCGGACACCTTCTTGCGCACGCACCAGCGAGCAAAATTGATTTTGCTTGGCCACATGAGGCGGTACGGTCCGCTATTGAGCTGTTTGCATCAGATGAACTCGAAAACGGCCTGATGATTGAGCGGTACAACATGCGTGGCGTATATACCAAAGCCGTAGGCGAAGGAGGCACCCAGGAGCGCGCTTTGGCCACGCAATCGCTCGAATGGGCGAAAGCAATGCCCGAGTTTCCTCGGGCAGCGGCGCTGATGAGACGCATTGCTGTGGGATGGACACGTGACGCCGAGCGCGAAGATTTGCAGGCGGCCCAGCGACTCTTACGCGATTAAGCTTAAATTGCTAGGCCTCGTTGCGCGGTTCTATGAACACTGATGAAAGGTTGTTCTGCCGGACAATTCGAAAACTATCGAATGCTGCCCTTGCTTTGAAAATCTCGACTCGCGTTCCCGTCGGCTTAACTGCTTCCGCGATGGTCTGGACGCTCGCGTTACACCGGGCGCCTAGAATGACTTCTCTTAGTTTTATATGCGGCTCGAAGTTCAAATAGTACTTTCCGTCCTCTGGAGCCCTTTGGTCAAGTCGCGCAAACAGACGCCATTCTCGTTCATACGACCAATCTTTAAACTTTGTCGTGAGGATGGCATGCATCTGCTCTTCAAGTAGTTTCTTTCCGTGACCAATATGCTCGAGCAGTCCAGTTATTCGGTCTTCCTTGTAAGTGACCTCGTACGCGTCTGCTCCATCCAAATCGAACCCTATGCAAACTCCCTGATGCTTATTGCCGTAATGGGCCCACATGACTGGACTCTCCCACGAACGCGATGTGCAAAGCATCCCGATGCTTTGTCTCCAATGTGAATGCAGCATCTGGTACGCACGGCGGGCGGTCCTTTCCCCTACGGCTGCCCCTAGTAGCTCGAACGGGTCATTCAGCTCGGCAATGGTTGAAAGCTTGAATCGCTCTTCGCGAAGAATTTTTTCGGCCCATTTGAGCTCGGTCAGGTAGTAGAGTCGCATACTTTTTCGCGCGGTCTCGTGGGTGATTTGTCGACTGCGACAGTTACGTCGAGGCGGGACGTTTCTGAAGCAACTTACTGCGGGTGCAAGTCATTGCATTTGAAAACGATTCGAGAGTTCTATCAACATTGACAAGTCCATGTCGCCTGACATCCTCGGCTGCTCGGACAATTTCGTTAGCACATCACGCGTGCCATACGGCCAATTGTTCGCATTTTTTGATAGAACAGCGGACAGGATGTCACACAGCTCTTTCGGATGGGTGAATATAGCTTCATCGACTTCGGCGTTGTGGTAAAGCGCCATAGACTGTGTGCGAAGCCTGACCACCCGCGGGATGACCAATGGGGCGAGTTCAGCAAGTCGTTTTGGAAGAGCGAGACAAAGCTCCACGAGCCTCTCTGACATTTGCTCTGTGCGAACTGATTTCTGCCTTGGCCATACCGAATCAAGGAAGTGGAGAACGAGGTCCGCGAATGGAGACGTCTGGTCTTGTGCCCAGTGCTTTAAGTGAATCAGTACCATTGTTCGCAACTCATCGTGCGCGTGAATGAGAACCTCGCGCAGCTCATTGTCAGTGACTTCCTGCAGTTCCGAATTCCTGCGATTCCGACCCCAACCGGCAAGGACCATTGCAGCTAGCGCAGTAGCCTCCCCCCGTCGCGAATCCTGCCTAGCCGCTAATCGAAGGAAGTGAGGTTTGAGCAGCGGATATAGTTCGAGCTGCGGAATCTTGCTCGTCCATAGATAGCCGGCCCAAAATGCACGGTGCTCGGCCGAATCTCCTTCGCGATATGGCAGCAATCGGTCTTTCGTCCAAACTGGACCGACGTGGAAAAGCCAATTCAATCGGGCAGCCACGAGGACAATCACGTGTATTTGATGCTCTGTGGGCAGTTCCAAAAGGTCTGAAACCTTGTCCAACCATATATCCTGAATGCCCAGTAAAGACGCAGGGTCTTTGTAGTCAGGATGGCCGAACCAAGTTTGCACCAACTTGCCGGCGACGCTATTCAAAGCCTTGCCCACCCAATCATGGTCCTCGGCATAGGTAGTATTTTCGGAGGCGGTCGCAGTCAATGAGCGAAGCATTGCTGCCCACACTAGCTCGAATGCCTGTGGGCAGTGTGCCCATAGTCGTTCGCTATGAGTTGAAAGCCACTCGGAGACAGAATGTTGTATCTCCGCCAGCTCTTGTGGGCTTAGACGCGCAATGCGCCCCGCGACAACCATCAGGAATCGGCTGGACACATTCACAGACGAGCTGCCGTCGAGGAATTCGACCCACGCCCAGGCGACGAATTGCTCGTGGCGGGACTCGTGAGTGAGCACGCTAAGTGCGCGGGCCGGCCGCTTGGCTGATAGCCCCCGAAACGGACGGTACATAACCGTCGAACGTATTCTGAACTGCCGCTTTGTTACTGCAGCGGCGAGCACTTGGTCGATAGGTAGCGAATCGAGAGCGACACTATCGTTGTCAACGACTACCGACGTAGCTTCTCCCACAGACGGGTGTCCCACGAAGTCCAAGGCTTCTTCCGTCCAGCCGGTCGCAATGGCACGTAGAGAGACGACGACCGCTGCGGTATCAAATCTAAACGCGACGCCGTGGTCTGCTAGCCAACGAATGCGGTTTAGCCGATAGTACGCCGCAATTTCTTCATGGTCAGAACGTTCTTCTGCATAGGGAAAGGGGCCGTTGTGAACTTTCGCCGCTAAGGAGCCAAACCGCTTTCGGCATAAAGGCGCCAGGGACTTTTCGGCGTTTAGGCGCCACAAGTCTTCCGGCGTATAGGCGCCAGTAGATTTTCGCCGTAAAGGCGCCACTGGCGTCTGAGTCGGGCGCTCGAACTTCGCCAACCGCTACTCTGCCGGCACGCATTTGCTCCGGAGGGTGGCTTGAAGAGGAAGTTCGAGATGTACCAATATCGACAGGTTCTGGTGCGAATGCGCCAGGGTGACTCCGACCGGGATATCGACCGGTCGAAGATCATGGGCCGTAAGAAGCTGGCAGCCGTGCGTGAGATCGCAACCGAACGCGGGTGGCTTTCTCCGGGCAACGCTCTGCCGGATGACACGCAGCTCGCTACAGCGTTTAGTCGCAAGGAATTCCTGCCAGCGAGCTGTATCTCGTCAGCCGAACCATGGCGCGAGCAGATTGCACAGTGGCACGACGCGGGCGTGCCCGGCACGACGATTCACGGCGCGCTGGTGCGCAACCACGGCTACGAAGGAAGCTACTCATCCGTATACAGGCTGCTTCAGCAGTTGAAGGCGGAGCTCACGCCGGACGTACCAATGCGGCTGGAGTTCAAACCTGCCGACGCCGCA
Coding sequences within:
- a CDS encoding S8 family peptidase codes for the protein MADELKSHLSIDGFVTSLEFRSPLSVQRESAPQRDRGAHGQRLLAQLEEIAGTIVELEETREALGLPERRGMSIAVEFSPRGSFDYGKVEWKSAGIELLAVLAHTNSDVAVLHVPDGKLSAFVKRVTEYLEKDNLNGTAPQNAALVNAIDNIRRAAFTELWTDAVDPPADEEAHWFQIWLRHTGGALAEVVAEFRDEAAKVGIDVEPGFVRFPGRVVVAAHATRAAIEQGVALLDLIAEIRFVQESAEFFLSGLTPAEQADWVNDLLERTAFAADDGAPHICILDTGVNHGHPLLAPALGEADLHTYHPDWQKQDHAGHGSEMAGIAVYGNLAMALNTGDELEIPHRLESVKILPPDGETAPHLWGAVTADSVARVEVDAPDRSRVFAMMTTSVGHLLGAPSEWSATVDQLAFGRSPIDISGSAEEEEEDAPHIPRLFVLSAGNVQWTEWGTYPDSNALSPVQNPGQAWNALTVGAATSLTDINARKHASLKAIAEAGLLSPASTTSVLWSNTPWPFKPDVVAEGGNGSLDGGNQVTVGPESLRLLTTSHTPAKNLFADTGDTSAAAAEVARICAHLRARYPDYWPETIRALVAHGAEHTEGMYATLPQEPKKLDKERLLRTFGYGLVSPVQSEYSTAHRPTLVAQRQFNPYYRKPGGSIVLGKMQLHDLPWPADELLQLGEAQVELRITLSYFVEPNPSSRGWLSKFRYQSYALRFAVKGATEDANQFRARINKLERLEIDDSGFGDPDLAQWKYGAQLRARGSMHSDVWVGTAAKLATKSQIAVFPVGGWWKDWKEARQWDSEARYALVVSLKVADGIDTDIYTPIATIIAPETVIDIDIQAA
- a CDS encoding DUF2971 domain-containing protein, with the translated sequence MRLYYLTELKWAEKILREERFKLSTIAELNDPFELLGAAVGERTARRAYQMLHSHWRQSIGMLCTSRSWESPVMWAHYGNKHQGVCIGFDLDGADAYEVTYKEDRITGLLEHIGHGKKLLEEQMHAILTTKFKDWSYEREWRLFARLDQRAPEDGKYYLNFEPHIKLREVILGARCNASVQTIAEAVKPTGTRVEIFKARAAFDSFRIVRQNNLSSVFIEPRNEA